TCTTCTATAGAAAGAAGACTTGAATGCAatagaaacaaaattgaacagtgcaccaaaaagaaaaacgaaaaagagttcaaaagaaaaaaacaaataacccccAAAAATGAGCAGAATAGCAGTTTTATGCTTCTAGCATTGTCAGACCTGGCAATCGTGTAGTGTTGGCATTTTTATGTCATTTTCGTGTCAACCTGCCGTTAAGAAAACGGGTGGAAAATACTAAACATGAACACACCCGttaagaataaaaaaacagaagaataaaaaaatttcaatcgcAGTACACGCAGGTGCAGCCAgccctctcttctctcctaCTCCCCCAATTTCcatcaaagaaattgacaTAGCTCATATCCAGAAATTCAACCTAAGTTCAAAATCAAGtatttgaaattcatcaaaTACttgatcaaatttcaaaacccaCTACCTAAATTCCAACCCAAACCAAATAATTCactcaacaacaaaatacatATCCAAAACTGAAAAGATAGAATACCAATTGGCGAGGAGGTGGGCTCCAGTTCATACCCAGAGCGCGATGTACTTGGGAGGCATGAGACTGCTCTCCATGCGTACATATTCATCTTCCTTTTCGTAGTGGGGCTTGTGTTTGTGGCAGCTGAGAGAGTGGAAGAGTGAGcgagtttttagtttttgaaaATAAGAGAGACTTGGAGCAGAAAGTCGGTGGAGAGGGAAGATAAGTCAGGacaaaacagaaagaaacaaataaagtTTAGTGTAAGCCGTATAAATGTAGACAGAATTGACTTGAGTCATTAGGATGAGGACGGCGGAGGAGCTGGAAAAGGTGGTGACTCTTTCTGAAAAGTGGGTGGTTGGGGTTCGAATCTCATTCTCAGCAAGCATCaatgttctttatttttttcccatcTAACTATAATGTAAAATTACGAAAATGCCCCCTGAGCCAGTTTTCAAGGTTCAAAACATAAGACAAGTAAATTGTTTGGCCTGCCAGGAGTTTACAAACTTTATGAAGATATGTCCTCATTACTCTGCATAGGGACAAACTTTATCAaacttttattaaattaaaagaagaaaatacaaTCACACACAgctaagaagaaaaaaaaaaaaaaaaaactaaaaacaccCCGTTTAATTATTTTACCTGATACATAAATCAATCACACACAgctaagaataaaaaaaagaatgttaAAATTGTAACTCATTGTCTGCTGACGTTCCGTCTGTTCACAGACCTTAAACTGCCAAGGGGAGGGAAATCATCTTtctcaagaacaaaagaaggGTTAATATTCCGCTTCTTACCACTCTTGGATTCAGTACGGTTAAGTTCATCGTCTTGATGCAAGTTATGTTGGACTTGTGACTTGACTGGAAAATAGGAATAAGGTTTTCCTTGTTCATCTTGCGGGATTTTTGATTTGGAAAAGGGAGAGTGAACAAAAGGTTTCATTTCCTGAAGCTCTGGATCGTGAGAAAAATTGTATGGAATCTTGCTATTATCCATTTTTCTGAAAGTAATTGAAATCCTGCAACGATAACAGAGTTTGAATAATCAGGAAGTACAAGTTAAGAAAACATGGTTGTGTTGTATGGAATGGAAAACATGATAGGATACCTTCTTGCTGGAACACCAGGTACACAATGCTTAGCAATGTCAGCTGCATTACCATTTAAAATAAGCACTGACCTGCACAACATACGCATAACAATTAAcaaataattagaaaatccAACACCTACATTCCTTACATATTTACTCCATTACAAGGCGATTCTATTCACTAGTACGACAAAATTTCGTAAGAGTTGACTATTGTATATGTGCGATGAGACACTCTTCTAATTCTATGTATCAATCAATATACAAATTTTTCTCTGGCTCTAACATGAATGTGTTATTTGATTGAAAAGTGAGGATGCATTTCAATAAGGAATTTGATTGTATaaatacaaacaaattaaacaatcAAAACAGAAGTGATCAATTGAGCAGAGAAGCAGTACAGAAAGCTTACCCAACAGGCAAAGGTAGAGAAACAGGTCCCGAAAACTCTCCTGGACCCACAACCTTTAGATTTGAACCAAAAAGTATGTCGCATTCTGTCAAAAATGAAACCGTGCAGAAAGGTCTAACAAAATCATGGTGGTCAATATGAGGAGGAATACAATCCCCTTCATCGTATATATTCACAATGCAGCTGTCAGGGATGCATGTTGGAGGTAATATATGCCAACTGACCATCCTCTTTATCATTTGCTTGAACAAAGGGGGTAGGGGATCCACATCTTCATTTCTAACAATACCTGGCGGGTTCCCATTCCTATCCTGTAACGTTACACATAATAAGGTAATACTAATATAAATTCCAATTAAATCAAGTACTAATggcagagagaaaagagaaaggtaCCACTGCATAATTGTAACAACAACCAAATTGTATTGTTACACGTCCTTTACCACGCATCCACTTTCTAGGTTCGGAATATGTCCGCTCTGCAAGATATACAAACAGAATGATAAGAAACGTCTTATTCATTTTGATTCGCATATATGTTAAACAATCCCAACAGCATGCTTTCATATCTTTTTCAGGATAGCTAATGGGTACAAATCAtcctattaataaaataccaaGTTAGATCTAGTCAAATTGAGGTTCACCATGGAAATTCTGGTTTCTTATAGAGATATTCCCCTAGAAATGCTATCTACGCATTAAATAGTTCAAAGAATTATCAAGTGCTATGGACAAAGTTAATCTCTCTACTAACTTTTGTTTCAAAAAGTACACGGAGAGGGTACTATAGAATCCATCCCAATCATCTGAACTATGATTTAACTCATCTTTTACTTAATTTTAGCACAATCTAGGAACACAAACAATcgtctgaaaaaaaaaaaaaaacatatgcaGGATCGCTAATCTGTCCAAAGAAATTGATTTAAAACTAAACTAACAAAGTAGAGGAGAATGAGAAAGACATACCTCTAAGTTGTCCCCTTTGCCCCATacgttgtaaattgtagaCACAATCAACAATCTCCTTCTGCTCATTGGCATTAAAAACCTGAGTATGTAGCTCTAAGCCCTGTAGCACATTTGTTCGTCTACCATTTATATTCTCAATGTGGATGAAgtccttctctctccctacTTGTAATACTCGATTATGCTTGTTTGGATCCTCCAATAATCCACCACGAATGAAAGAGGAATCTCCTCTGGTTGCATCATTGAATAATACTGGAGAAGCTGAGTGCTCAACTGAATTCCTTTTGCTGTTTATGGATGCGGGCCAAGAATTAGCAGTGTACCCTCTCTGCGTTGATGAGTGGATAGGAATTGTTTGGGGTGGAGTGCACTCTTGTTGGTCAAACCTTTTATCACATGACTCCATACTAGCATTCTCCGATGACCGCGCAATTGGTGCATTCCCGGACTGGCTTGGTACATCCACAGCCCTTTTGTTATTATCACTAGAAAAGGATACATCACCTACTTTTTCTgcatatttaacaaaaaaggaaaggattAATTGGTTATAATGGGATATGCTAAACCACCTTAACATTACCCTAATTGGGAAAAAAGCTCACTTGTACAACCTAGGCCTAGCTATTCAAATATAACCTAGAAACCCCAAACACACTGAATTAGGCATCagcatttattttaattcaaattacaCAAAGAATTAAACAGAAGAAAGCAAAAGATACCATCTTTAAGTTTCCTTGGATTATAGTGGGAAGAAAGGAATAGACTAAAAACAGAAGTTAttcattaaaagaaaaacaacccTAATTAGCATCAAATCCTAATCACTCCTAAGAAATTCAAAAGGACATCAGAAGAGATGAGAAAATACACCATTCCTGATCATAATTCTTTAATAACAACAGCAACAACTCTCTTATTGTTTTGGCAAAAACCCATATGACAAAACTTCCAAAATGCTGTTCATTTCTTACTGTGAATTCGATCCTTCAAGAGGACTTGGCAGTTTTGGCAAAACCCATCTGACAATActtgcaaaatttggtcgcgttCTAAAGTCCTCAGCAAACTCATCCAGTCTTGGCAAGCAGTGACACTTCTGGACTCTTCTTCAGTCCTCATCGTGATGATGATCAGTAACTATTTGATATGAAACTCCAGAGAAGataaatttaaagagaaaaagaaaaagaaagatgagagaagaagaagaagagagtttCAATTTTGGAAGAGAGAATTTACTGGACGACTGAAAGAGGAGATGCGCTAAGTGGTTAAACATGTTGACTTGagatttgtgtttgttttgacTGGGAAAGACTTGAGTTTCAAGTCTTCCTCCTTGCCAGGCAGGGGCCCTCGGGGGCTATCCGGGgtaaactctctctcttttactgAAAAAGGACGTTGCTCGACTAGACCCGATGAGCGAATCAGAATTTAACTTGTCAATCCGTATGTGATTAAATCAGAATCAGATCATTTTAGCATTCCGAGCCTCAGCAGATAATTGCATTTATTTGTACTTTGCTGCATCTTGGCCATTTTACTAATCtaattaatgcatcacacaccAACAATCATATATTTAACttaattttattaagtttattATCTTTGTTATAGCAATGGGTCGTTTTGGGATCGGGTATGGCAATACCATTCTCTTTCTTGTTCTCCATCCCCGATAAAGAATTTTAGGGAAATCCCGTTTCTGTACTTGTTGAAAGTTGTCTACAAAACTCACCCcgaatttctgaatttttatttttttaaaaagtatttatctTACATGGAAAAACTTTCTATGTGTTCAACGCTTGGTCAACGTGGAAAATTCATAACAATATGTATTTGAGCAGAAGAAGAATCGGAGAGAAGAAGGTTCAGAGAAGAAACCAGAATCTCAGGCTTGTATTGAAACTCTCTTCTTACCAAGTTTACAAGCCTAAACTCCTTAACCACTCACTAACCGAACCTGTTACAACCTACTTAACAAACTAACACACTAACATAACAGTAGCCTATATTGTTTATTGAATGTGTCATTAGATATTAACATCCAACAATTTTGTATGTAATGCCCAAGCAAATGTCTATAATTTTCACATAAAAATGATTGTAGAAAATTGTCATTAGGGTAACTTTTTTGCTTGTTATattgtattatattttaatttataaaaataaataatatcaCTTATTGGCCCGAGTATAGAGATAACAATACAATCCCAACCCGTCCTCAATaaggaatttttaaaatttggggATTCTACCATAACTGTACAAATAGAATAGTCCATTTATACGGAATGGTAAAGAAGGCCCCCGATTTTTTCCCAAAACGGCCTAAAACCCTACCCGGTGGGGATTTTTACCATCCATTCTACCGTTATCTCCTCCCTCCCCCAAATTATCAACTCCTCTCCTACTGTGAGAAATTTGTTCTTAAGAAATTAGGTTTGTTATGCCATTAACAACCCCAATAAATTTACCTTTTATAAGTCATAAATACTGGCTGGAGgcatttgtgaattttgatgagaaaaaacaaagaagcaaTCACCGCTGGAGACAACGTTAAATTTGATTTGTGGGCCTGGAAGTGGGAGAAAAGGAACTTGGGCTGGGATTTAAAATTCAATCATAGTCGTTGATCTTATCCAACGATGCAAATCTCAATTCCGTAACTAATATCTTCCCTCCTCCAACTCAGACATGCTCATCCCTCCGTCTCACCCTCAGTCCCTCACTAGCTTGCAAAAATGGAGGTGTCGTCGGTACGTGGCGTCGGTGTCCAACATGTCCTGTGCGGCCCTTCAcccatttcttctctctctattCTCTCTGCGACTCCATGGAGGAGCACAAGAGCTAAGAACTCTCATCTCTGTTGTGCCACAACTCTTGTCAAAGAACGCCACACTGAGCCTCCCAACGATGGCAGCGGAATCCCAAAGCGGCACTCCAAGCAATACTTGGCTAGACAGTCTGCTATTCTTGAGGTCCAAGAGTCCTCTGACTTGGACTTGGCTCTTACAAGGTCCTTTTccggtttttttcttttttgataacTTCAGTTGAcccagttaatgattctgcaCATTTAGATTGTTGAGATTTTCTTCCAGGTGATTGATGAATTTTACGTTGAATTAACATCTGAGTTTAGTGGTTGGTAGCAAAATTTGActgtttgattgttttgtttgaattgcAAGTAAATTGGCTATTATAATGTCTTgtaatttatttcattttaattgcAAGTAAAATTTGACTGTTTGATTGCTTTGTTTGACTGTTTCGACATATTTACAGACTTTGCTTCATGAACTACAGTTTTTAATTGAAACTTGAACAGGGATTTCTAAGTAGCGGCtgcattgtgtttttcttatatatatatatatatatatatatatatatattttgtgggTCAATTTGATTCTTGTGATTATGAAGTGTTTATTCTCgaaaacaatttggtttttatttttcaccgGCATCATTCAGTTTATAGTGGAGTCAAAGATTCAGTATGTGTGTTTTATACATATGATGAGCTATTATCCttccaaattccaaagttAACTAAACTAGTGTTAAGGACATTGAATACTTTGCCAAAAAGAATGTGCTATCATTATTTCAGAGCATGGTTTAAATGTATTCTGAACTGATATGCTAATATTTTTTGAGATTGggaaattttcaagttcatgtcatctgattttcattttttatctgtttttttttttttttcttctatgaaATGATACTGGGCTTTAAAGTAATCTTTTTTTGGTTCGCTATACTGGTTTATCctgaaaaataattgaaaatattatttaaagtGAGTAACCCCTTTGTTCTTCATGCCTTAGATATCTACATTATGTATTCTCTAATTTTACTGAAAGTTACTCatgcatatttttttattgttttttccattttcatggAGGGCCTGTTTAAGTTGCTATTACTGGTGTCTCTATACATGGTTGTTCCTATCTGTATTTGGGAGAAGCCTGTCTTTTATGTTGTTCTTGAATTCTAGCAGTATTCAGTACTAGAAGGGATGCTGTGgtgaatttacttttttttactttttgcttttttctttctatttaatttattcataGATGGCTTTCTGAACACGTTAGTTAGAAGCTTGCCTTCATCCATTAAGCTGATGTTTTAGTGATGTGGTATAGCTTAGGATTATATGCAGCATAATGATTAGGTGACTGTTCCAGTAGCATTGAGGAATTCCTTTTTTGGTTGACGAAAAAAGAATTGTAATTGGATTTTAGACTTGTTTTGCAATACCgaagttttagtttttgtgattttgtaTTTAATCGATTCTTCCAATCTTGAAGTAATCTTTTTATGCGTGCAACATCTATTCTGTTATATAGTGTAACTCACATTATATTTTTCCCTCAGATTAGGTGGGAGTTTGAAGGTCCAAGACTTGAATGCCATAATACGCCATTTTGGGATACTGAAAAGATGGCACGATCTTTCTCAGGTTCTATGAATTAACGAAACATAATATGATGTTCTTCCCTTTGACGGGTTTTTGAATGGTCTACCTAACATTGTTTAGTTTCTGTATCCAgttgttaatattttgatatgtTTACAATTGTTACAGCTCTTTGAATGGATGCAACAGAATGGAAAAATTAGTGCATCATCCTATAGCAGCTATA
The window above is part of the Prunus dulcis chromosome 1, ALMONDv2, whole genome shotgun sequence genome. Proteins encoded here:
- the LOC117613939 gene encoding RNA demethylase ALKBH9B-like: MRTEEESRSVTACQDWMSLLRTLERDQILQVLSDGFCQNCQVLLKDRIHKKVGDVSFSSDNNKRAVDVPSQSGNAPIARSSENASMESCDKRFDQQECTPPQTIPIHSSTQRGYTANSWPASINSKRNSVEHSASPVLFNDATRGDSSFIRGGLLEDPNKHNRVLQVGREKDFIHIENINGRRTNVLQGLELHTQVFNANEQKEIVDCVYNLQRMGQRGQLRERTYSEPRKWMRGKGRVTIQFGCCYNYAVDRNGNPPGIVRNEDVDPLPPLFKQMIKRMVSWHILPPTCIPDSCIVNIYDEGDCIPPHIDHHDFVRPFCTVSFLTECDILFGSNLKVVGPGEFSGPVSLPLPVGSVLILNGNAADIAKHCVPGVPARRISITFRKMDNSKIPYNFSHDPELQEMKPFVHSPFSKSKIPQDEQGKPYSYFPVKSQVQHNLHQDDELNRTESKSGKKRNINPSFVLEKDDFPPLGSLRSVNRRNVSRQ